Proteins from one Myxosarcina sp. GI1 genomic window:
- a CDS encoding AAA family ATPase — translation MGVISLVNQKGGVSKSTTSVHLAYWLIAKKKQKTLLIDADSQRSSSLWVEGMEEVTIPVKVIGTPDDLLEQIPELAADYDYVVVDGPASLSEATRAILFRSDLAFIPVQPTGVDLRSASDAMRLVKQAQSVRGGLPKAVMFLSRAVKGTKLKDEAIALLAKNPGATLLDTVIHQKQAIADTSGQSATVWELPGRPASESASEYEKLFTEMLKQLP, via the coding sequence ATGGGAGTCATATCGCTAGTCAATCAAAAAGGCGGAGTGTCCAAGTCCACTACCTCTGTCCATTTAGCTTACTGGCTAATTGCTAAAAAGAAACAAAAGACATTGTTAATTGATGCCGACAGTCAACGGTCGAGTTCGCTATGGGTCGAAGGAATGGAAGAAGTAACAATTCCAGTCAAGGTGATTGGTACTCCCGATGACTTACTGGAGCAGATACCAGAACTAGCAGCAGATTATGACTATGTAGTTGTCGATGGTCCCGCTAGTTTATCCGAAGCTACCAGAGCGATTCTATTTAGGTCGGACTTAGCCTTTATTCCCGTACAGCCTACAGGAGTTGATTTGCGTTCGGCTTCCGATGCTATGAGACTCGTCAAACAGGCTCAGTCAGTTAGAGGAGGACTGCCCAAAGCCGTGATGTTTCTCAGTCGGGCAGTCAAAGGAACGAAATTAAAAGATGAAGCGATCGCGCTACTGGCTAAGAATCCAGGGGCAACTTTACTCGATACGGTAATTCATCAAAAACAGGCGATCGCTGACACTTCAGGACAGTCGGCAACAGTTTGGGAGTTACCTGGACGACCTGCCAGTGAATCGGCTTCCGAATACGAAAAATTATTTACTGAAATGCTGAAACAACTACCATGA
- a CDS encoding GIY-YIG nuclease family protein: MNRNEWKTWNKVLLRNKELLPDYSGIYIVADETDFVLYVGKSKDIKSRWIGHHRHKQLIRRDNKNRRFYIYFNYFVAEKLDEKERYYIELLEPSLNSTKITKYIPKIPTSESVLTKLLRTINKKTSLFPNVRSLILGYWYDREPDDSYCHVAIAVGLNDLEGSVVNSACVKTKNKYIRGSLKKNSNWRYYQTYCGLSENEHHPTAILTYYYQKFVIHFVWIGWEVVDWANANQSELSKISFYGIETYCLNSHGILKTLKLERYNDDI; encoded by the coding sequence ATGAATAGAAATGAGTGGAAAACTTGGAACAAAGTTTTGCTAAGAAATAAGGAGCTATTACCAGATTATTCGGGAATATATATAGTTGCTGATGAAACAGACTTTGTTTTATATGTAGGAAAGAGTAAAGATATTAAGTCTAGATGGATCGGTCATCATCGTCACAAACAACTTATTAGAAGGGATAACAAAAACAGACGATTTTATATTTACTTTAATTACTTTGTCGCAGAGAAACTTGACGAAAAAGAAAGGTATTATATTGAGCTTCTTGAGCCTTCTCTTAACAGCACTAAAATCACTAAATATATACCTAAAATTCCGACATCAGAGAGTGTATTGACAAAACTTTTACGCACAATTAATAAAAAAACGTCTTTATTTCCTAACGTTAGGTCTTTGATATTAGGGTATTGGTACGATCGCGAACCAGATGATAGTTATTGCCACGTAGCAATAGCAGTTGGACTCAACGATCTTGAAGGTTCGGTTGTTAATTCTGCCTGTGTTAAGACTAAAAATAAATATATTAGAGGTTCGCTTAAGAAGAATAGCAATTGGAGGTACTATCAAACCTACTGCGGATTATCGGAAAATGAACATCATCCTACAGCTATACTGACTTATTACTACCAAAAGTTTGTAATACATTTCGTTTGGATTGGCTGGGAAGTAGTTGATTGGGCTAATGCTAATCAGTCAGAGCTTTCTAAAATTAGCTTTTATGGGATAGAAACATATTGTCTCAATAGTCATGGCATACTAAAGACTCTAAAACTAGAGCGTTATAACGATGATATATAA
- a CDS encoding hemolysin XhlA family protein → MSNIQIETDLKEILRELKEGQKAILNKVEETNNKVEDIDKRLVRVETKLDGTVEDIKEIKGSQKAQIWTLIGVLITAVGGFVVAVGRSVLTFNP, encoded by the coding sequence ATGAGCAACATCCAAATCGAAACCGACCTCAAGGAAATTCTACGGGAATTGAAAGAGGGACAAAAGGCAATTCTCAACAAAGTTGAGGAAACTAACAACAAAGTAGAAGATATCGACAAAAGGTTAGTCAGGGTAGAGACTAAGCTCGATGGCACAGTAGAAGATATCAAAGAAATTAAAGGCTCACAGAAGGCTCAAATCTGGACTCTAATCGGAGTTTTGATTACTGCTGTTGGTGGTTTTGTTGTGGCGGTAGGTCGCTCCGTCCTCACATTCAATCCTTAA
- a CDS encoding DOPA 4,5-dioxygenase family protein, whose product MEFQDISSIEKYHAHVYFDESTVEPAKALCEEAGKRFGVTVGRMHHRPIGPHPCWSCQLAFDRNQHTDLLTWLALNRNGLTILIHPLSGNDLLDHTAYASWMGEPQALKLDVFK is encoded by the coding sequence ATGGAATTTCAAGACATCAGTTCGATTGAAAAGTATCACGCCCACGTCTATTTCGATGAATCGACCGTCGAGCCAGCCAAAGCTTTATGTGAGGAAGCTGGTAAGAGATTTGGGGTAACGGTTGGTCGGATGCACCATAGACCTATTGGTCCTCATCCCTGCTGGAGTTGTCAGTTAGCCTTCGACCGCAACCAACATACCGATTTACTAACTTGGCTGGCATTAAATAGAAACGGTCTGACAATTTTAATTCATCCTCTATCTGGTAACGATCTTCTAGACCACACYGCTTATGCGTCTTGGATGGGAGAACCACAGGCTTTAAAGCTGGATGTGTTTAAATAG
- a CDS encoding TolC family protein, translated as MAASQPKSPLWSNPIEKPKENAVENKEILCLNSNEQCVEQLTERAIANSNKLQQTSDRITAIERRLAVTEDRIDYTSKKKWTNYITTNPVDIIQNLFGGGGMQRDNLAIANLEIRTADLLAAKAELERQQEAEKLKLEDEVLNLLLDYEAANRKHELLTSQLETLEQQREVTRIAYRMGRGSTSQILGMKNRRDRTVEQLTEVEIEQEESVRELLHLVEEN; from the coding sequence ATGGCAGCCTCACAGCCGAAGTCACCCTTATGGTCGAATCCGATAGAGAAGCCGAAAGAAAACGCCGTCGAGAACAAAGAAATTCTCTGTCTCAACAGCAATGAGCAATGCGTAGAGCAACTTACCGAACGAGCGATCGCTAACTCGAATAAACTCCAGCAGACGAGCGATCGAATTACCGCAATCGAGCGACGGCTGGCAGTTACAGAAGATCGCATCGACTACACCTCTAAAAAGAAGTGGACTAACTATATCACTACCAATCCTGTAGACATCATTCAAAATCTCTTTGGTGGTGGTGGTATGCAGCGAGATAATCTAGCGATCGCCAATCTGGAAATCAGAACCGCAGATTTATTAGCAGCTAAAGCCGAACTAGAGAGACAGCAGGAAGCGGAGAAGTTAAAGCTAGAAGATGAAGTGCTGAACCTGCTCTTAGACTATGAAGCTGCCAACCGCAAACATGAACTACTGACATCTCAACTAGAAACTCTAGAACAGCAGCGAGAAGTAACGAGGATTGCCTATCGGATGGGTAGGGGTAGTACCTCTCAGATATTGGGTATGAAGAATCGGCGCGATCGCACTGTCGAGCAATTGACCGAGGTTGAGATCGAGCAAGAAGAGTCAGTACGTGAGTTATTACATCTAGTTGAAGAAAACTAA
- a CDS encoding metal-dependent hydrolase: protein MCQITADRFTKSQTGINKLYSLQPMMSITHAAIAAAGTSLILGTAEPLPLGLAIIGSQLPDIDTTTSTIGKIFFPISSWIEDRFPHRSITHSLLATAAIALISLLGGHFLLEQTFALIALPLGHLIACFSDTFTKQGVQLFYPEPAWAISVSNPRRRLKTGGAGELWVLGIAIALLSLGIYLANGGGITQKVSQNLGLRDGIVRVYNENASTNKVYAEIKGFWSSDRTNADGKYLILGTEGSEFVVTDGKGVYKTGEQIITSKVTTDVGEAARTEIKNITFNDEDAVEPLLELQQAYPGAEIYLNGELAIDFPEDVKIPIEPDQMATTSLTGSTIEFDYCSLERAIALLKEQYAVGTVEVRIVSP from the coding sequence GTGTGTCAAATAACTGCCGATCGCTTTACCAAAAGCCAAACTGGTATAAATAAACTTTACTCTTTACAGCCTATGATGTCGATTACCCATGCAGCGATCGCAGCAGCAGGAACTTCATTAATCTTAGGAACTGCCGAACCTTTACCTTTGGGACTAGCCATTATCGGTTCGCAGCTTCCAGACATCGACACCACTACATCAACCATTGGTAAAATCTTCTTTCCGATTAGCTCTTGGATCGAAGACAGGTTTCCCCATAGAAGTATTACTCATTCACTGTTAGCCACCGCAGCGATCGCTCTTATTAGTTTACTGGGGGGTCACTTTTTGCTAGAACAAACCTTTGCACTTATCGCTCTACCATTGGGTCATCTCATCGCCTGTTTCTCCGATACCTTTACTAAACAGGGAGTGCAGCTTTTTTACCCAGAACCCGCTTGGGCAATTAGCGTTAGTAATCCGCGACGGAGACTAAAGACTGGTGGTGCTGGCGAATTATGGGTATTAGGTATCGCGATCGCCCTCCTAAGTTTGGGAATCTATCTCGCTAACGGTGGGGGGATAACTCAGAAAGTCTCTCAGAATCTTGGTTTGAGAGATGGCATCGTCAGGGTATATAACGAGAATGCCAGCACCAACAAAGTCTATGCTGAGATTAAAGGCTTCTGGTCGAGCGATCGCACCAACGCCGATGGTAAATATTTAATACTCGGTACGGAAGGCAGTGAGTTTGTAGTTACTGACGGTAAGGGAGTCTATAAAACAGGCGAACAAATAATTACTAGCAAAGTTACTACTGATGTCGGGGAAGCTGCTAGAACTGAGATTAAGAATATTACTTTCAACGATGAAGATGCTGTAGAACCATTGCTAGAACTACAGCAAGCTTATCCTGGTGCTGAGATATACCTGAATGGAGAATTGGCGATCGATTTTCCCGAAGATGTCAAGATACCCATTGAGCCTGACCAGATGGCTACAACCTCCTTGACTGGTAGCACGATTGAGTTTGATTATTGTTCGTTGGAACGGGCGATCGCGCTTTTGAAAGAGCAGTATGCAGTGGGGACGGTGGAAGTAAGAATTGTCTCGCCATAG
- a CDS encoding FG-GAP repeat protein, with product MKGASFNLSDLDGSNGFVINGNEDSDLSGSSVSSAGDINGDGFDDIIIGAPIAYNAAPNSFPAGKSYVIFGRENGFNSKLNLSALDGSNGFVINGSNSFRGILGQTIASRSLFGSSVSGAGDVNDDGIDDIIIGAPNANYGGESYVIFGSTNDFESSLDISALDGSNGFVINNDVTEEYLGTSVSNAGDVNGDGLDDIIIGAPDGDPSGISYYGRGVSYVVFGSTSKFGSSFDLSTLDGSNGFAINGIGDFQDSGFSVSEAGDINGDGIDDIIIGDPRAKNYNVGESYVVFGSTNDFESSLDLSALDGSNGFKINGIDGNDYSGHSVSGAGDINGDSIDDIIIGAFRAADDAGESYVVFGSTKGFESSLDLSALDGSNGFKIDGIDANRFSDSSFNAGDFLGSSVSDAKDINGDGIEDIIIGAPFADPNNSSDAGESYVVFGSTKGFESSLDLSALDGSNGLKINGIDAGDSSGGSVSNAGDVNGDGIEDIIIGALFADPNNSSDAGESYVVFGFPTENADEIFNNGTLGGTFSNDTINGLVGDDNLIGDGGRDTFIINLGDGTDTITDFGGVGRGTNPPQRVIDEIDTIQFSGKGLTVKNLLLTQNKTNLELTFDGVENTTLILSDFNLEQLDNLPSGLGNILFNGQKEIRDSFDVVNAAQNPSRVFRPNTVTFLNELDNITSGLKNSDDVINGQGGNDILLGRSGDDVLRGGNGNDSLLDGDAGNDLLDGGEGNDGLFGGTGKDRFVLREGEGVDTIFDFQDGIDSLVLADGLEFEHIEIGTNEGNTTISVADTEEMLASLVEVRATEITLDDFTTMSS from the coding sequence ATGAAGGGAGCATCTTTCAATCTTTCAGATCTAGATGGCAGCAACGGTTTTGTAATCAACGGCAATGAGGATAGCGACTTGTCGGGTAGCTCGGTTAGCAGTGCAGGAGATATTAACGGCGATGGTTTTGATGACATTATTATTGGCGCACCAATAGCATATAATGCCGCCCCTAATAGCTTCCCTGCTGGAAAAAGCTATGTAATCTTTGGCAGAGAAAATGGGTTTAATTCTAAATTGAATTTGTCGGCACTAGACGGCAGTAATGGATTTGTAATTAACGGAAGCAATTCTTTTCGTGGCATACTTGGTCAAACAATTGCTTCACGCAGCTTATTTGGTAGCTCTGTTAGCGGTGCAGGAGATGTCAACGACGATGGTATTGATGACATCATTATTGGCGCACCCAATGCTAATTATGGCGGAGAAAGTTATGTAATCTTTGGCAGCACCAATGATTTTGAGTCGAGTTTAGACATATCAGCACTCGACGGTAGCAACGGCTTTGTAATTAATAATGATGTTACCGAGGAATATTTAGGTACTTCTGTAAGTAATGCGGGGGATGTTAACGGCGACGGTCTTGACGACATCATTATTGGAGCCCCTGATGGCGATCCTTCAGGGATAAGCTATTACGGTCGTGGAGTGAGCTACGTAGTGTTCGGCAGCACTAGCAAATTTGGTTCTAGTTTTGACTTATCGACATTAGATGGCAGTAATGGCTTTGCAATTAACGGCATTGGTGACTTTCAAGATTCTGGATTTTCTGTAAGCGAAGCAGGAGATATCAACGGTGATGGCATTGATGACATAATTATTGGAGATCCTAGAGCCAAAAACTACAATGTTGGAGAAAGCTATGTAGTTTTTGGCAGCACCAATGATTTTGAGTCGAGTTTAGATTTATCAGCATTAGACGGCAGTAACGGCTTTAAAATTAACGGCATTGATGGTAATGATTATTCTGGTCACTCTGTAAGCGGTGCGGGAGATATTAATGGTGATAGTATTGACGATATTATTATTGGCGCGTTTCGAGCTGCTGACGATGCAGGAGAAAGCTATGTCGTGTTTGGCAGCACAAAAGGTTTTGAGTCGAGTTTAGATTTATCGGCATTAGACGGCAGTAATGGCTTTAAAATTGACGGCATCGATGCTAATAGGTTTTCAGATAGTTCTTTTAATGCTGGTGATTTTTTAGGTAGCTCTGTCAGCGACGCAAAAGATATTAACGGCGATGGTATTGAGGATATTATTATTGGCGCACCCTTTGCCGACCCCAATAATAGTAGTGATGCGGGAGAAAGCTATGTCGTGTTTGGCAGCACAAAAGGTTTTGAGTCAAGTTTAGATTTATCAGCATTAGACGGCAGTAACGGCTTGAAAATTAACGGCATCGATGCTGGCGACTCTTCAGGTGGTTCTGTAAGTAACGCGGGAGATGTTAATGGCGATGGTATTGAGGATATTATTATCGGCGCACTTTTCGCCGACCCCAATAATAGTAGTGATGCGGGAGAAAGCTATGTCGTGTTTGGGTTTCCGACTGAGAACGCTGACGAAATTTTTAATAATGGTACTCTTGGCGGTACTTTTAGCAACGATACAATTAACGGTTTAGTTGGTGATGACAACCTTATTGGTGACGGTGGTCGAGATACTTTTATCATCAACTTAGGCGATGGCACCGACACCATAACCGATTTTGGTGGTGTCGGTAGAGGAACAAATCCACCGCAGAGAGTTATCGACGAAATAGATACCATTCAGTTTTCTGGTAAAGGGCTAACTGTTAAAAATTTATTGCTTACACAAAACAAAACTAATCTGGAACTAACCTTTGACGGTGTAGAAAATACGACACTTATCCTCTCAGACTTCAACCTCGAACAGTTAGATAACCTACCTTCTGGTCTTGGTAACATTCTCTTTAACGGGCAAAAGGAAATCAGAGATAGTTTCGATGTCGTCAATGCTGCTCAAAATCCTAGCAGAGTATTCCGTCCGAATACGGTGACTTTCCTCAATGAGCTAGACAATATAACTAGTGGTTTAAAAAATTCTGATGATGTAATTAATGGTCAGGGAGGAAACGATATTCTGCTCGGTCGCTCTGGAGATGATGTACTACGAGGTGGCAATGGAAATGATAGTTTGCTAGATGGTGATGCGGGTAATGACCTACTAGACGGTGGTGAAGGTAATGACGGTCTGTTTGGCGGTACTGGAAAAGACAGATTCGTGCTGAGAGAGGGAGAAGGAGTAGATACTATTTTTGATTTTCAAGATGGTATAGACTCATTAGTGCTAGCTGATGGTTTAGAATTCGAGCATATTGAAATTGGTACTAACGAAGGAAATACTACAATTAGCGTAGCCGATACTGAGGAAATGCTAGCATCTCTAGTGGAAGTACGCGCTACTGAAATTACTCTTGATGATTTTACAACGATGAGCTCTTGA
- a CDS encoding ATP-dependent RecD-like DNA helicase produces the protein MSSLAATTPLSLLTGVIERITFHSEESGYTVARLNTGNVNKLITIVGSFANLQAGQTLQLQGTWKEHPNYGSQFEVVYYKETKPATLTGIEKYLGSGLIKGVGKVTAKRIVKHFGLETLDIIENKIHRLSEVPGIAKKRIAMIQSTWEEQKSIKDVMVFLSSHGVSTTYAVKIYKQYGDSAIATVTTNPYQLAIDIFGIGFLTADKIAVKVGVSPYSKFRYRAGVLHVLSKASEDGHCYLPESELIPFTKELLTTNEHQADETAIAGILSEMVTEQLIKELDEEILYYKPSFYHSEQHLAKLLKQKLETKPKVDSDRVRNWIDRFTTAKKIVLSSQQYQAVETAARERVLILTGGPGTGKTFSVNTIVKLWKAMGKKLMAGAPTGRAAKRLTEVTGIEAKTLHRLLEFDPSKMGFKRDADNPLDCDALVVDECSMVDLFMAHSILKALPKDALLLMVGDIDQLPSVGPGNVLRDLITSQQIPVVRLTQVFRQAAESAIVRTAHQINNGRIPKLEPVSMKATSDCLWHSGGTEAEHGVQTICDLIEHYIPKAGFNAATDVQVLCPMTRGVVGTRNLNGVLQQLINPAAEYKEELVRGDSILRTGDRVMQLKNDYNKEVFNGDLGIVRAIDKTEKEVTIDFDGRDATYDYADLNEITLAWATSIHKSQGSEYPLVILPLYTQHYVMLSRNLFYTGLTRAKKLALIIGSEKAIAIAVKQVKQQQRYTKLKERLQY, from the coding sequence ATGTCATCACTTGCCGCTACCACACCTCTATCATTATTGACTGGAGTAATTGAGAGAATTACCTTTCACTCGGAAGAATCTGGTTATACCGTAGCGCGGTTGAACACTGGCAATGTAAACAAGCTAATTACTATTGTCGGCAGCTTTGCCAACCTTCAGGCAGGACAGACACTACAGCTACAGGGAACATGGAAGGAACACCCGAACTATGGTTCGCAGTTTGAAGTAGTTTATTACAAGGAAACCAAACCAGCTACATTAACGGGAATTGAGAAGTATTTAGGTAGCGGTTTGATAAAAGGGGTCGGAAAAGTCACCGCCAAGAGGATAGTCAAACATTTTGGTCTGGAAACTTTAGACATCATCGAGAACAAAATTCACCGCCTGTCGGAAGTTCCAGGTATCGCTAAGAAACGCATCGCCATGATTCAGAGTACCTGGGAGGAGCAGAAATCGATTAAAGATGTGATGGTGTTTCTCTCCAGTCATGGTGTCTCTACTACCTATGCCGTCAAAATCTATAAGCAGTATGGCGATAGTGCGATCGCTACAGTAACTACTAATCCTTATCAGTTAGCGATCGATATCTTCGGCATTGGGTTTTTAACAGCCGACAAGATTGCGGTCAAAGTAGGAGTATCCCCTTACTCTAAGTTCCGCTATCGGGCAGGAGTTCTCCATGTTCTGAGTAAAGCTAGTGAAGACGGACACTGTTATCTACCAGAAAGTGAGCTTATTCCCTTCACCAAGGAGTTACTGACCACAAACGAACATCAGGCAGATGAAACAGCGATCGCTGGCATTCTCTCAGAGATGGTCACAGAACAACTTATTAAGGAACTGGATGAAGAAATCCTTTACTACAAACCTAGTTTTTATCATTCCGAGCAGCATCTAGCCAAATTGTTAAAGCAGAAGCTAGAAACCAAACCTAAAGTTGATAGCGATCGCGTTAGAAACTGGATTGACCGATTTACCACAGCTAAAAAAATCGTTTTATCCTCCCAACAGTACCAAGCAGTAGAAACGGCAGCGAGAGAAAGAGTGCTGATTCTGACTGGAGGACCAGGCACTGGTAAAACCTTTTCAGTCAATACCATTGTCAAGCTTTGGAAAGCGATGGGCAAGAAGCTTATGGCAGGTGCGCCCACTGGTAGGGCAGCTAAAAGACTAACAGAGGTCACGGGAATTGAAGCTAAAACCCTACATCGTTTGCTTGAGTTCGACCCTTCCAAGATGGGTTTCAAACGCGATGCCGATAATCCCTTAGACTGTGATGCCCTAGTAGTCGATGAATGCAGCATGGTCGATCTGTTTATGGCTCATTCCATACTAAAAGCCTTGCCCAAAGATGCTCTACTACTTATGGTCGGAGATATTGACCAACTACCCTCAGTAGGACCAGGAAATGTCCTCAGAGATTTAATCACCTCCCAACAAATACCCGTCGTGCGTCTAACTCAGGTATTCAGACAGGCTGCCGAGAGTGCGATCGTTCGTACCGCTCACCAAATCAATAATGGTCGGATTCCCAAATTAGAACCAGTCAGCATGAAAGCCACCTCAGACTGTCTCTGGCATTCGGGAGGCACAGAAGCAGAACATGGCGTACAGACTATTTGTGACCTGATCGAACATTACATACCCAAAGCTGGTTTTAATGCTGCCACCGATGTTCAGGTGCTTTGTCCGATGACTAGAGGCGTAGTTGGTACTCGCAATCTTAACGGTGTATTGCAACAACTAATCAATCCTGCTGCCGAATATAAAGAAGAATTAGTTAGAGGCGATAGTATTCTACGGACAGGCGATCGCGTCATGCAACTGAAAAACGACTACAACAAAGAGGTGTTTAACGGTGACTTGGGCATAGTCAGGGCAATTGATAAAACCGAGAAGGAAGTCACCATCGATTTTGATGGCAGAGACGCAACCTATGACTATGCCGACTTGAATGAAATTACTCTAGCTTGGGCAACCAGTATTCATAAATCTCAAGGAAGCGAATATCCCTTAGTTATTCTGCCTCTGTATACTCAACACTACGTTATGCTCTCCCGTAACCTGTTTTACACTGGTTTAACTAGAGCTAAAAAGCTAGCGTTGATTATTGGTTCGGAGAAGGCGATCGCCATAGCAGTGAAGCAGGTCAAGCAGCAGCAGAGGTATACAAAATTGAAAGAGAGATTACAATATTGA
- a CDS encoding thermonuclease family protein, with product MKFKTFANAIALFIGLGLAAYSQLDKTSEPTTVEDGQKFEEWQLKPGSIYDGDTLRVVRGNEELKIRFCGIDAPEKKQKLGIESRDHLRSLVERSNGKLLLVPIEQDRYGRTVAEVYAHDRRSSAINLNLQMVRDGYAWHYEKYSANCPTGNDYAIAERLAREEKLGVWNGNHQAPWEWRKANK from the coding sequence ATGAAGTTTAAAACATTTGCCAATGCGATCGCTCTCTTTATCGGTTTGGGACTTGCCGCTTATTCACAGTTAGATAAAACATCAGAACCTACAACCGTAGAAGATGGGCAAAAGTTCGAGGAATGGCAACTCAAGCCAGGAAGTATCTATGATGGCGATACTTTGAGAGTTGTTCGGGGAAACGAAGAATTAAAGATTAGATTTTGTGGCATCGATGCGCCTGAGAAAAAGCAAAAATTAGGCATTGAATCTCGTGACCACTTGCGATCGCTCGTAGAACGGAGTAATGGCAAACTGCTACTCGTACCCATAGAACAGGACAGATACGGCAGGACTGTTGCAGAGGTTTACGCCCACGATAGACGCAGTTCGGCAATTAATCTCAACCTTCAGATGGTCAGAGATGGCTATGCTTGGCACTACGAAAAGTATTCGGCTAATTGTCCGACGGGAAATGATTACGCGATCGCCGAACGGTTAGCTAGAGAAGAAAAGTTAGGTGTT
- a CDS encoding DUF6671 family protein, protein MSQHSWLINRTAVLATKHQKEQVIAPLFAREFGVKVIVPANFNSDRFGTFTRDIPRAGNQLEAARHKAEAVLKLTGETLAIASEGAFYPHPSFPFIGCDRELILLLDRANNLEIVGEELSIKSNYNHRYIKSSAEALVFAQEVGFPEHGLVVMSDPYTQKQEEIFKXINQTETLIQIVNYLLQKKSQDTVYLETDMRAMFNPTRMQVIAQATLNLIQKIGQLCPQCSCPGFALIERKQGLICCWCHTPTNLTLAEVYQCQKCQFQETKMYPQGKKFAEPGNCSYCNP, encoded by the coding sequence ATGAGCCAACATTCTTGGTTGATTAATCGCACTGCCGTCTTGGCAACCAAGCATCAAAAAGAACAAGTAATTGCTCCACTTTTTGCACGAGAATTTGGAGTTAAAGTAATAGTACCAGCTAATTTTAATAGCGATCGCTTTGGGACATTTACTAGGGATATTCCCAGAGCAGGTAATCAATTAGAAGCAGCACGACATAAAGCAGAAGCAGTTTTAAAACTGACAGGAGAGACTCTAGCTATAGCTAGTGAAGGGGCATTTTATCCCCATCCCAGCTTTCCTTTTATCGGCTGCGATCGGGAATTAATTTTATTATTAGATCGTGCTAATAATCTAGAAATAGTAGGAGAAGAACTATCAATCAAAAGTAATTATAATCATCGATATATAAAAAGTAGCGCAGAAGCCTTGGTATTTGCTCAAGAAGTGGGCTTTCCCGAGCATGGTTTAGTAGTCATGTCTGACCCCTATACCCAGAAGCAAGAAGAAATTTTTAAARGAATAAATCAAACAGAAACTTTAATTCAAATAGTCAATTATCTTCTACAAAAAAAATCCCAAGATACAGTTTACCTGGAAACTGATATGCGAGCAATGTTCAATCCCACTCGTATGCAGGTAATTGCCCAAGCTACCTTGAATTTGATTCAAAAAATTGGTCAATTATGCCCTCAATGTTCTTGCCCAGGATTCGCTCTCATCGAACGAAAACAAGGTTTGATATGTTGTTGGTGTCATACTCCCACTAACTTAACCTTAGCTGAAGTATATCAATGTCAAAAATGCCAATTTCAAGAAACTAAAATGTATCCCCAAGGCAAAAAATTTGCCGAGCCTGGTAATTGTTCATACTGCAACCCTTAG
- a CDS encoding tyrosine-type recombinase/integrase encodes MTIKNKVTNASSDRELILIWLGGKSETTQISYRSTVEKFIEFIDKPLAEVKLDDLQLWERGLKARFKLTTVANKVLVIKSLFSFAVKTGYLTLNVGSFIKPPKAKDDLAEKILDVSDVQGLIKYGVKNERDRLILLLMYGCGLRVSEVVGLTWNDFKKHGGGGKVTVFGKGSKTRVIIIPDWLWARVKEFEKYHRVNQYVFISRHHNKMNRVVVHTMIKRACKRAGIDERASAHWLRHSHASHSLEAGCNLRLLQQSLGHASVTTTERYLHISPDAGSSQFIDF; translated from the coding sequence ATGACTATTAAGAACAAAGTTACTAATGCTTCGAGCGATCGCGAGTTGATTTTAATTTGGTTGGGTGGGAAATCGGAAACGACCCAGATAAGTTATCGCTCGACGGTAGAAAAGTTCATTGAGTTTATTGATAAACCGTTGGCTGAGGTGAAGTTAGATGATTTACAGCTATGGGAACGCGGATTGAAGGCTCGATTTAAGCTTACCACTGTAGCGAACAAAGTTTTAGTAATTAAGTCGCTATTTAGTTTTGCGGTCAAGACGGGCTATTTAACTTTGAATGTAGGCAGCTTCATTAAGCCACCGAAGGCTAAAGACGATTTGGCGGAGAAGATTTTAGATGTATCCGATGTGCAGGGATTGATTAAGTATGGGGTCAAGAACGAACGCGATCGCTTAATATTACTTCTCATGTACGGCTGTGGCTTGAGGGTGTCAGAAGTTGTGGGGCTAACTTGGAATGATTTTAAAAAGCATGGTGGCGGAGGAAAAGTAACGGTATTTGGGAAGGGTTCTAAAACTAGAGTAATAATTATTCCTGATTGGCTGTGGGCGAGAGTTAAGGAGTTTGAAAAATACCATCGCGTCAACCAGTACGTATTTATTAGTCGCCACCATAATAAAATGAATCGCGTTGTGGTGCATACAATGATAAAAAGAGCCTGTAAACGTGCGGGTATAGATGAGAGGGCATCCGCGCACTGGTTGCGGCACTCTCACGCCAGCCATAGTTTAGAAGCTGGTTGTAATTTAAGACTGTTACAGCAGAGTTTGGGTCATGCCAGCGTAACTACTACCGAGAGGTATTTGCATATATCGCCTGATGCGGGTAGTAGTCAGTTTATTGATTTTTAG